A window of Panicum virgatum strain AP13 chromosome 8K, P.virgatum_v5, whole genome shotgun sequence contains these coding sequences:
- the LOC120643476 gene encoding protein ZINC INDUCED FACILITATOR-LIKE 1-like isoform X2, whose amino-acid sequence MGEEGTWPLLKEYHYHPGCPGCAYDRRKDLLRGMPYKEFLYVWMVSLTAALPISSLFPFLYFMIRDLNVAKRTEDIGFYAGFVGASFMFGRCLTSTAWGIAADRIGRKPVVMFGIFSVVVFNTLFGLSVNYWMAIATRFLLGALNGLLGPIKAYAIEVCRPEHESLALSLVSTAWGIGLIIGPALGGYLALPAENFPNIFSPDSFFGRFPYFLPCLCTSVFAVVVLISCIWMPETLHKHKVSENENQSIEALEAHLIDPKEKVEESGSLGTKKKSLFKNRPLMSSIIIYCIFSFHDMAYTEVFSLWAESDKKYGGLSLSSEDVGQVLAVTGASLLVYQLFLYPRINKVIGPINSSRIAAILCIPILFAYPYMTYLSEPGLSIVLNIASVIKNNLSVTIITGTFILQNNAVPQDQRGAANGLSMTGMSFFKAVAPAGAGIVFSWAQKRQHGFFFPGDQMVFFLLNVIELLGLILTFKPFLAVPEQYNRN is encoded by the exons atggGGGAGGAGGGCACTTGGCCGTTGCTCAAGGAGTACCACTACCACCCGGGGTGCCCCGGCTGCGCTTACGACCGGAGGAAGGACCTCCTCAGGGGAATGCCGTACAAGGAGTTCCTCTATGTCTGGATGGTTTCTCTCACGGCCG CTTTACCAATATCATCATTGTTCCCCTTCTTGTATTTTATG ATAAGAGACTTGAATGTTGCTAAAAGAACAGAAGATATCGGCTTCTATGCCGGTTTTGTAG GTGCTTCATTTATGTTTGGTAGATGCTTGACTTCAACAGCTTGGGGAATAGCGGCAGACCGTATTGGGAGGAAACCAGTTGTCATGTTTGGCATTTTCTCCGT GGTTGTGTTCAATACTTTGTTTGGGCTAAGTGTCAACTATTGGATGGCAATTGCTACTCGATTTTTGCTGGGTGCTTTAAATGGTCTACTTGGACCAATTAAG GCTTATGCCATTGAAGTTTGCCGACCAGAACATGAATCCCTAGCATTATCACTT GTCAGCACAGCATGGGGAATAGGTCTCATCATTGGTCCCGCTCTAGGAGGCTACCTTGCACTG CCTGCAGAAAATTTTCCAAATATCTTTTCACCTGACTCGTTCTTTGGAAG GTTTCCATATTTCTTACCATGCTTATGCACATCAGTCTTTGCTGTTGTTGTTCTCATAAGCTGCATATGGATGCCG GAGACTTTGCACAAGCATAAAGTTAGTGAAAATGAAAACCAGAGCATTGAAGCTTTGGAGGCTCATCTGATTGATCCAAAAGAAAAGGTTGAAGAAAGTGGAAGTTTGGGTACCAAGAAGAAGAGCTTATTCAAGAATCGGCCATTGATGTCATCAATAATTATCTAttgcatcttctccttccatgaCATGGCTTACACAGAG GTGTTCTCTCTATGGGCTGAAAGTGACAAGAAGTATGGTGGACTCAGTTTATCGTCCGAGGATGTAGGTCAAGTCCTGGCAGTTACAG GTGCCAGTCTTCTTGTATATCAACTGTTCCTGTACCCTCGTATCAATAAAGTTATTGGGCCTATAAATTCTTCTCGAATTGCAGCA ATCCTGTGCATACCTATCCTCTTTGCCTACCCTTATATGACATACCTTTCAGAACCTGGATTATCAATCGTTCTCAATATTGCATCGGTGATAAAAAATAATCTTTCT GTTACCATCATTACAGGCACTTTCATCCTTCAAAACAATGCCGTG CCTCAGGATCAAAGAGGAGCTGCAAATGGATTGTCTATGACAGGAATGTCGTTTTTCAAGGCAGTTGCTCCAGCAGGAGCAGGCATTGT GTTCTCGTGGGCACAGAAAAGGCAGCATGGTTTTTTCTTTCCAG GTGATCAGATGGTGTTCTTTCTTCTGAATGTGATTGAGTTGCTTGGACTTATCCTCACATTCAAACCCTTTTTGGCTGTGCCTGAGCAATATAATAGAAATTAG
- the LOC120643476 gene encoding protein ZINC INDUCED FACILITATOR-LIKE 1-like isoform X1, translating into MEEEGQSSAPLLEEKQPQTAGCPGCAVDRRKAANPGIPYGSFIYVWIVTLCTALPISSLFPFLYFMIRDLNVAKRTEDIGFYAGFVGASFMFGRCLTSTAWGIAADRIGRKPVVMFGIFSVVVFNTLFGLSVNYWMAIATRFLLGALNGLLGPIKAYAIEVCRPEHESLALSLVSTAWGIGLIIGPALGGYLALPAENFPNIFSPDSFFGRFPYFLPCLCTSVFAVVVLISCIWMPETLHKHKVSENENQSIEALEAHLIDPKEKVEESGSLGTKKKSLFKNRPLMSSIIIYCIFSFHDMAYTEVFSLWAESDKKYGGLSLSSEDVGQVLAVTGASLLVYQLFLYPRINKVIGPINSSRIAAILCIPILFAYPYMTYLSEPGLSIVLNIASVIKNNLSVTIITGTFILQNNAVPQDQRGAANGLSMTGMSFFKAVAPAGAGIVFSWAQKRQHGFFFPGDQMVFFLLNVIELLGLILTFKPFLAVPEQYNRN; encoded by the exons atggaggaggaggggcagtcGTCGGCGCCGTTGCTGGAGGAGAAGCAGCCGCAGACCGCCGGGTGCCCCGGGTGCGCCGTGGACAGGAGGAAGGCGGCCAACCCGGGCATCCCCTACGGCAGCTTCATCTACGTCTGGATCGTCACCCTCTGCACAG CTTTACCAATATCATCATTGTTCCCCTTCTTGTATTTTATG ATAAGAGACTTGAATGTTGCTAAAAGAACAGAAGATATCGGCTTCTATGCCGGTTTTGTAG GTGCTTCATTTATGTTTGGTAGATGCTTGACTTCAACAGCTTGGGGAATAGCGGCAGACCGTATTGGGAGGAAACCAGTTGTCATGTTTGGCATTTTCTCCGT GGTTGTGTTCAATACTTTGTTTGGGCTAAGTGTCAACTATTGGATGGCAATTGCTACTCGATTTTTGCTGGGTGCTTTAAATGGTCTACTTGGACCAATTAAG GCTTATGCCATTGAAGTTTGCCGACCAGAACATGAATCCCTAGCATTATCACTT GTCAGCACAGCATGGGGAATAGGTCTCATCATTGGTCCCGCTCTAGGAGGCTACCTTGCACTG CCTGCAGAAAATTTTCCAAATATCTTTTCACCTGACTCGTTCTTTGGAAG GTTTCCATATTTCTTACCATGCTTATGCACATCAGTCTTTGCTGTTGTTGTTCTCATAAGCTGCATATGGATGCCG GAGACTTTGCACAAGCATAAAGTTAGTGAAAATGAAAACCAGAGCATTGAAGCTTTGGAGGCTCATCTGATTGATCCAAAAGAAAAGGTTGAAGAAAGTGGAAGTTTGGGTACCAAGAAGAAGAGCTTATTCAAGAATCGGCCATTGATGTCATCAATAATTATCTAttgcatcttctccttccatgaCATGGCTTACACAGAG GTGTTCTCTCTATGGGCTGAAAGTGACAAGAAGTATGGTGGACTCAGTTTATCGTCCGAGGATGTAGGTCAAGTCCTGGCAGTTACAG GTGCCAGTCTTCTTGTATATCAACTGTTCCTGTACCCTCGTATCAATAAAGTTATTGGGCCTATAAATTCTTCTCGAATTGCAGCA ATCCTGTGCATACCTATCCTCTTTGCCTACCCTTATATGACATACCTTTCAGAACCTGGATTATCAATCGTTCTCAATATTGCATCGGTGATAAAAAATAATCTTTCT GTTACCATCATTACAGGCACTTTCATCCTTCAAAACAATGCCGTG CCTCAGGATCAAAGAGGAGCTGCAAATGGATTGTCTATGACAGGAATGTCGTTTTTCAAGGCAGTTGCTCCAGCAGGAGCAGGCATTGT GTTCTCGTGGGCACAGAAAAGGCAGCATGGTTTTTTCTTTCCAG GTGATCAGATGGTGTTCTTTCTTCTGAATGTGATTGAGTTGCTTGGACTTATCCTCACATTCAAACCCTTTTTGGCTGTGCCTGAGCAATATAATAGAAATTAG